A region from the Paenibacillus humicola genome encodes:
- a CDS encoding DUF4247 domain-containing protein — translation MRSRLSLWLKHLVIVSFIVPLLAACGISDTIADKYPLESVSGSGSATSYVYRAAGESVPQVAKELADEQKPQQESPEKNDHMFLVYSDKIIHLQQDEKKPEDTLVEVDSKEYVRDNYSSSFLQGYLVASLLNDLFDYGRYGSGSYRGYTDRGTYKPKTGTYHVPSAQEKKAIPPMTVEKKGSIFRRSKDADSSAAGTGGIFNKAPPKSSGKITRGSSKSGGWFSPPKSSRPRTKSGFGRITRRR, via the coding sequence ATGCGGAGCAGGCTGTCCCTCTGGCTGAAGCATCTGGTCATCGTCAGCTTCATCGTTCCGCTGCTTGCGGCATGCGGAATTTCGGACACGATTGCGGACAAATACCCGCTTGAATCGGTGAGCGGAAGCGGATCGGCAACGTCCTACGTTTACCGGGCCGCGGGCGAAAGCGTACCGCAGGTGGCGAAGGAGCTTGCGGACGAGCAGAAGCCGCAGCAGGAATCGCCCGAGAAGAACGATCATATGTTTCTCGTTTACTCGGATAAAATCATTCATTTGCAGCAGGACGAGAAGAAGCCCGAGGATACGCTGGTCGAAGTCGATTCGAAGGAATATGTGCGCGACAACTACAGCTCGAGCTTCCTGCAGGGGTATCTGGTCGCGAGTCTCCTGAACGATTTGTTCGATTACGGCCGTTACGGCAGCGGAAGCTACCGCGGATATACGGACCGCGGCACGTACAAGCCGAAGACGGGCACGTACCACGTACCGTCGGCACAGGAGAAAAAGGCGATTCCGCCGATGACGGTGGAAAAGAAAGGTTCGATATTCCGGCGGTCGAAGGATGCGGATTCAAGCGCGGCCGGCACGGGCGGCATATTCAACAAGGCGCCCCCCAAATCGTCCGGCAAGATTACGCGCGGAAGCAGCAAATCCGGCGGCTGGTTCTCGCCGCCGAAATCGAGCCGGCCGAGAACGAAGAGCGGCTTCGGCCGAATTACGAGGCGAAGATAA
- a CDS encoding sensor histidine kinase, translating to MAIQIESKRPLIEERNRIAEELHDRVSQHLFGIIYAIHSMKCGWHGMSEEQKLEQMQVIQEAAATASRELRATIHSLSSNKNGDCWIGIIRSHLANQAKLNGIDIVFQAPKSDSRLSIHYQKALYRIILEGVGNAIRHGGSSRVKVDLTVLPRAVKLAIADNGKGFDVRSKPSKPGSGFGLNNMRALAVSLGGTFSIDSKKGGGTEILVWLPLADARDETGQNTKSG from the coding sequence ATGGCAATTCAAATCGAATCGAAGCGGCCTCTGATCGAGGAGCGAAATCGGATCGCCGAAGAGCTGCATGATCGTGTCTCCCAACATTTGTTCGGCATCATTTACGCGATACATTCTATGAAATGCGGCTGGCACGGCATGAGCGAAGAGCAGAAGCTGGAGCAGATGCAGGTGATTCAGGAGGCGGCGGCTACGGCTTCGCGCGAGCTCCGGGCCACCATTCACAGCCTGAGCTCGAATAAGAACGGCGACTGCTGGATCGGCATTATCCGGTCGCATCTTGCCAATCAGGCGAAGCTGAACGGCATTGACATCGTTTTTCAGGCGCCGAAGTCAGACAGCCGTCTGTCCATTCATTATCAGAAAGCCTTGTACCGCATTATTTTGGAAGGTGTGGGGAACGCGATCCGTCACGGCGGAAGCAGCCGCGTCAAGGTCGATTTGACGGTGCTTCCGAGAGCCGTCAAGCTGGCGATTGCCGATAACGGCAAAGGCTTCGACGTGCGGTCGAAGCCGTCCAAGCCGGGCTCCGGGTTCGGGCTGAACAATATGCGCGCTTTGGCGGTTTCCCTGGGAGGCACGTTCAGCATCGACAGCAAAAAGGGCGGCGGAACCGAAATCTTGGTATGGCTGCCGCTTGCGGATGCGAGGGATGAAACCGGCCAAAATACGAAAAGCGGGTGA
- a CDS encoding GNAT family N-acetyltransferase yields the protein MQLEEWLMNAWPAMHTIVRQGWVLRFADGYTKRSNSVYPLYAGEKNLHAAIERCEREYERVHLAPTFKMTPFAPPELDRLLASKGYAVLEPSSVRVLNRLDAVREPVLTEMEIEERLGGKWLDLTASFKGMTGHDKAILRTLLENSLIRKGYFILHDRSVPVACGLAALDQDAAGLFEIVTAEAYRNRGYGEQLILHMLGWARANGAAVSYLQVVQSNAPACRLYDKLNFQEAYPYWYRQKRREEI from the coding sequence ATGCAATTGGAAGAATGGCTGATGAACGCTTGGCCAGCGATGCATACGATCGTCCGCCAGGGATGGGTGCTGCGGTTTGCCGACGGTTATACGAAGCGCTCGAATTCGGTCTATCCGCTGTATGCTGGGGAAAAGAATCTTCATGCTGCAATCGAGCGATGCGAGCGCGAGTACGAGCGTGTTCACCTGGCGCCGACATTTAAAATGACGCCTTTTGCGCCGCCGGAGCTGGACCGGCTGCTGGCTTCGAAGGGATATGCCGTGCTGGAGCCGTCGAGCGTTCGCGTTTTGAACCGTCTTGATGCCGTTCGAGAGCCGGTCTTAACCGAAATGGAGATCGAGGAGCGGCTCGGCGGCAAATGGCTGGATCTGACGGCTTCATTTAAAGGCATGACCGGACATGACAAGGCGATTTTGCGGACACTGCTCGAAAACTCGCTCATACGGAAGGGCTATTTTATTTTGCATGATCGTTCGGTTCCCGTGGCATGCGGGCTTGCCGCGCTGGATCAGGACGCTGCCGGGCTGTTTGAAATCGTGACGGCTGAGGCGTACCGAAATCGCGGATATGGTGAGCAGTTGATTTTACATATGCTGGGCTGGGCGCGGGCGAACGGGGCGGCGGTCAGCTATTTGCAGGTCGTTCAAAGCAACGCTCCCGCCTGCCGCTTGTACGACAAGCTGAATTTTCAAGAAGCTTATCCCTACTGGTACCGGCAAAAAAGGCGGGAAGAGATTTAA
- the murA gene encoding UDP-N-acetylglucosamine 1-carboxyvinyltransferase yields the protein MNMIRVERSEPLYGSVRIPGSKNSSLALLAAACLADEPVVLHGIPDIADLRVIYELGADLGLRVDAGAKGTVAIDPRPIGHAILDPAKSSSFRSAYYFIGSLLAKFGKVSLGYPGGDDFLHRPMDQHIKALKMMGASFTFFDRHYTVEANELKGTTIYFDVITSGATINVMLAAVRAKGTTVLLNAARDPEVTDTANFLNQMGAKITGAGTDQIRIEGVTALKGCAYTVIPDRLIAGAFLMSAGVSGGSVTVQDIVPEHLTSCLAKLREIGLELEADEHSITAYSSGHLRATRVRTAMYPGFATDLQQPLTALLTQAPGKSIVSDRIYPSRFKHVSQLIRMGADIKVRSGVAFIKGGGRLHGAYVHASDVRAGICLILAGLCAEGTTTISGVQHIDRGYEDVVGSFRMLGAKIRLDHADASEAAGMSL from the coding sequence ATGAACATGATTCGAGTTGAACGATCGGAGCCGCTGTACGGCAGCGTCCGGATTCCCGGTTCCAAAAACAGCTCGCTGGCTTTGCTTGCAGCCGCTTGTTTGGCCGACGAGCCCGTGGTCCTTCACGGCATTCCGGACATTGCCGATTTACGGGTCATCTATGAACTCGGGGCAGATCTCGGACTGCGCGTCGATGCCGGCGCAAAGGGGACGGTCGCGATCGATCCGAGACCGATCGGCCATGCGATTCTGGATCCGGCGAAGTCTTCTTCGTTCCGGTCGGCTTATTATTTTATCGGTTCCTTATTGGCCAAATTCGGCAAAGTGTCCCTTGGCTACCCGGGCGGGGACGACTTTTTGCATCGTCCGATGGACCAGCATATTAAAGCGTTAAAAATGATGGGTGCGTCGTTTACATTTTTCGACCGCCACTATACGGTCGAGGCGAACGAACTGAAAGGAACGACGATTTATTTTGATGTGATTACGAGCGGCGCCACGATTAATGTGATGCTTGCGGCGGTTCGCGCGAAAGGAACGACGGTTTTGCTCAACGCGGCACGCGATCCGGAAGTGACGGATACCGCGAATTTTTTGAACCAAATGGGCGCGAAAATTACGGGAGCCGGTACGGACCAGATCCGCATCGAAGGGGTTACCGCTTTAAAAGGCTGTGCCTATACTGTCATTCCGGACCGGCTTATTGCCGGCGCGTTTCTCATGTCGGCCGGCGTCTCCGGCGGTTCGGTTACGGTGCAGGATATCGTACCGGAGCATCTGACGTCATGTTTGGCCAAGCTGCGCGAGATCGGATTGGAACTCGAAGCGGACGAGCATTCCATAACGGCCTATTCGAGCGGTCATCTGAGAGCGACAAGAGTGCGCACCGCCATGTATCCCGGTTTTGCCACCGACCTGCAGCAGCCGTTAACCGCACTGCTGACGCAGGCTCCCGGTAAAAGCATCGTCAGCGACCGCATTTATCCGTCCAGATTTAAACACGTAAGCCAGCTGATCCGGATGGGAGCCGATATCAAGGTCCGTTCGGGCGTTGCTTTCATTAAAGGCGGCGGCAGGCTGCACGGCGCGTACGTTCATGCTTCAGACGTCAGGGCGGGCATCTGTTTGATTCTTGCCGGACTTTGCGCCGAAGGGACAACGACCATTTCCGGCGTGCAGCATATTGACAGAGGATACGAGGATGTTGTCGGCTCCTTCCGCATGCTCGGCGCCAAGATCCGTTTGGATCACGCCGATGCTTCCGAAGCGGCCGGCATGTCGCTCTGA
- a CDS encoding HAD-IIB family hydrolase, which yields MKAIVLDLDGTLLDDRKRVSERSLSALLRIHRLGHRIIFATARPPRTVKTFLPAELLQIGAFVYYNGAQISCGHTRFEHSETIGCGLVAELLDDCRMLEPNLLLGLEAQDTLYSLNENPPVAAVVTPFEQLKRFEAAKVLLAHFPYTESVAEKFGVQLNILTTDGGTLVQIASKRASKELAVGMLCARYGISWEDTIVFGDDANDLGLLRASGWPVAMANGIDELKAAAREIAESNNQDGVAKVLERMLSQGEIAELPACGSS from the coding sequence ATGAAAGCAATCGTGCTGGATTTGGATGGAACGCTGCTGGATGACCGGAAGCGGGTTTCCGAGCGGAGTCTATCGGCATTATTGCGAATTCACCGGCTGGGGCACCGGATTATTTTTGCGACGGCAAGACCGCCGAGAACGGTTAAAACGTTTCTGCCCGCCGAGCTGCTGCAGATCGGCGCATTCGTGTATTACAACGGGGCCCAGATCAGCTGCGGCCATACCCGGTTCGAGCACAGCGAAACGATCGGCTGCGGCCTGGTTGCCGAGCTGCTGGATGACTGCCGGATGCTTGAGCCGAATCTTCTTCTCGGCCTGGAGGCGCAGGATACGTTATATTCCCTGAATGAGAACCCTCCCGTTGCAGCGGTCGTAACTCCCTTCGAGCAGCTGAAACGGTTTGAGGCCGCCAAGGTTCTGCTCGCCCATTTTCCTTATACGGAATCCGTTGCGGAGAAGTTCGGCGTGCAGCTCAATATTTTGACAACCGACGGGGGAACGCTCGTGCAGATCGCTTCCAAACGGGCTTCCAAGGAACTGGCGGTTGGGATGCTGTGCGCCAGATACGGCATTTCCTGGGAGGATACGATCGTGTTCGGCGACGATGCCAACGATTTGGGGCTGCTGCGGGCGAGCGGATGGCCGGTTGCAATGGCAAACGGAATCGATGAGCTGAAAGCGGCTGCCCGGGAAATAGCCGAGTCCAATAATCAAGACGGCGTCGCCAAGGTACTGGAACGAATGCTTTCGCAAGGGGAAATAGCCGAGCTGCCTGCCTGCGGTTCATCCTAA
- a CDS encoding NUDIX hydrolase, giving the protein MQGYNVLMIYNPEWNRMLMCKRRKDPYKGLRNLVGGKIEAGETGIEAAYRELLEETGIARDDITLHHIMDFTYYAQNCYVEVYAGRLKRDVTVCGDENELFWTELDQDFFDRSLYAGEGNIGHMVEQVKLCKDRIFAD; this is encoded by the coding sequence ATGCAAGGGTACAACGTGCTCATGATTTACAATCCGGAATGGAACCGGATGCTGATGTGCAAACGGCGAAAAGATCCGTATAAAGGGCTGCGCAACCTGGTCGGCGGCAAAATCGAAGCGGGAGAGACGGGAATCGAAGCCGCATACCGCGAGCTGCTCGAAGAAACCGGCATCGCCCGCGATGACATAACGCTGCATCATATCATGGATTTCACCTATTACGCGCAAAATTGTTACGTTGAGGTCTATGCCGGCCGGTTAAAGCGCGATGTCACGGTTTGCGGAGATGAAAACGAGTTGTTTTGGACGGAACTCGACCAAGATTTTTTTGATCGCTCCTTATATGCCGGAGAAGGCAATATCGGACACATGGTGGAACAGGTGAAGCTGTGTAAGGACCGAATTTTTGCGGATTGA
- a CDS encoding GNAT family N-acetyltransferase, which produces MHFTVREAQAQDTPFLWEMLYESLFVPEGQQPFDKKILHEPSIAKYAECWGREGDAGFIAVNGEGQPAGSVTARYFTASNKGYGFVREDIPELSMAVSRDCRGKGIGTALLGRMLQRLRENGVKQVSLSVDPRNAGAVRLYKNFGFKEAGQVDTSITMVAEITED; this is translated from the coding sequence ATGCATTTTACCGTGCGGGAAGCGCAGGCGCAGGATACGCCTTTTTTGTGGGAGATGCTGTACGAATCGCTCTTTGTTCCGGAAGGACAGCAGCCCTTTGACAAAAAGATCCTCCACGAGCCTTCCATTGCAAAATATGCCGAGTGCTGGGGACGGGAGGGGGATGCCGGCTTCATAGCGGTAAACGGCGAGGGACAGCCTGCCGGGTCCGTAACCGCACGTTATTTTACGGCCTCGAATAAAGGTTACGGGTTTGTCCGCGAAGATATCCCCGAGCTCAGCATGGCGGTTAGCCGGGATTGCCGCGGCAAAGGAATCGGGACGGCGCTGCTTGGCCGGATGCTGCAGAGGCTCCGGGAGAACGGCGTCAAACAGGTTTCGCTAAGCGTCGATCCCCGTAATGCGGGTGCGGTGCGATTATACAAGAATTTCGGCTTTAAGGAAGCGGGACAGGTGGATACGTCCATCACGATGGTCGCTGAGATTACTGAAGACTGA
- a CDS encoding PspA/IM30 family protein, which yields MSIFKRLRDLTLSNVYALIEKAEDPVKLTDQYIRDMQEDLEDAEKAVAAQIAIEKKFKQLYEEQEALVKKRDEQAHTAAQMQNIDLARRALEEKKEAEQKMAEYKSSYDQNKSAADNLRAKLEEMRKQLTEMKNKRETLVARYNAAKAQNEINKSMTGFNSDSAAAGLKRMEEKMLQMEAQAEASNELNSKGKSLDDEFAALGKDKAVDDELAALMKKYENNSQ from the coding sequence ATGTCGATTTTCAAACGGCTTAGAGATCTTACGTTGTCCAATGTTTATGCCCTGATCGAGAAAGCGGAAGACCCGGTCAAGCTGACCGATCAATATATCCGCGATATGCAGGAGGACCTCGAGGACGCCGAGAAGGCGGTTGCCGCCCAGATCGCCATTGAGAAGAAATTCAAGCAGCTGTACGAGGAGCAGGAAGCGCTTGTGAAGAAGCGCGACGAGCAGGCGCATACGGCTGCCCAAATGCAAAATATCGACCTGGCTCGCCGCGCGCTTGAAGAGAAGAAAGAGGCCGAGCAGAAGATGGCGGAGTACAAATCGAGCTACGATCAGAACAAGTCCGCGGCTGACAATCTGCGCGCCAAGCTGGAAGAAATGCGCAAGCAGCTGACCGAGATGAAGAACAAGCGCGAAACGCTTGTCGCCCGTTACAACGCGGCCAAGGCGCAGAACGAGATAAACAAATCGATGACCGGCTTTAACAGCGATTCGGCTGCCGCGGGCCTGAAGCGGATGGAAGAAAAAATGCTGCAGATGGAAGCCCAGGCGGAAGCGAGCAACGAGCTGAACAGCAAGGGCAAGTCGCTTGACGACGAGTTTGCGGCGCTCGGCAAAGACAAAGCCGTCGACGACGAGCTGGCGGCTCTGATGAAGAAATACGAGAACAACAGCCAATAA
- the pgsA gene encoding CDP-diacylglycerol--glycerol-3-phosphate 3-phosphatidyltransferase has product MNLANRITVIRIGLIPIFIVLLQSYPQWLIERSHIVFWLHQYGIYAGTSLFLLASATDKLDGYIARKYNLVTNAGKLLDPLADKLLISVAFIMLVQDHLVPTWIAVAIIGRELLVTGIRIAATAQNIALAADTYGKIKMVVQVAAVAVVLTLHFPALHLSAAPLACIVMLAAAAVTLFSGYRYLKANYSRLSLHL; this is encoded by the coding sequence ATGAATTTGGCCAATCGTATTACCGTTATCCGAATCGGTCTCATCCCGATCTTCATCGTCCTGCTGCAGTCGTATCCGCAGTGGCTGATCGAGCGCTCGCACATTGTGTTCTGGCTTCACCAATACGGCATTTACGCGGGTACGTCCCTCTTTCTTCTGGCGTCGGCGACGGATAAGCTGGACGGGTACATTGCCCGGAAGTACAACTTGGTTACGAATGCCGGCAAACTGCTTGACCCGCTGGCGGATAAACTGCTGATCTCGGTCGCGTTTATCATGCTGGTTCAGGATCATTTGGTTCCGACGTGGATCGCGGTCGCGATTATCGGCAGAGAGCTGCTCGTCACCGGCATCCGAATTGCCGCAACCGCACAAAACATCGCGCTGGCCGCCGACACGTACGGCAAAATCAAAATGGTCGTGCAGGTGGCGGCGGTTGCCGTTGTGCTGACGCTTCATTTTCCCGCCCTGCACCTTTCCGCCGCACCGCTTGCTTGTATCGTCATGCTCGCCGCCGCCGCGGTAACCTTGTTCTCGGGCTACCGCTACCTGAAAGCGAATTACAGCCGATTAAGCCTTCATCTTTAA
- a CDS encoding DUF350 domain-containing protein: protein MTLHDFVAILVWTGSGAVLLAALMCVDSLFTRYKDMDEIKKGNVAVTTRFIMKLLAQAYILSRSIAASDTLGNALIASVVSFVILLVLEWLLRLILRQTVGLQLDQGTKDGKIAHALLAGSLHVAGALIIGSLL, encoded by the coding sequence ATGACGCTGCACGATTTTGTGGCAATACTGGTCTGGACCGGTTCGGGGGCGGTGCTGCTTGCCGCCTTGATGTGTGTGGATTCGCTTTTTACCCGTTATAAGGATATGGACGAAATTAAAAAAGGGAACGTAGCGGTCACGACCCGGTTTATCATGAAGCTGCTTGCCCAGGCGTATATTTTGTCGCGGTCGATCGCCGCTTCGGACACGCTCGGCAACGCGCTGATTGCGTCCGTCGTTTCGTTTGTCATATTGCTGGTGCTGGAATGGCTGCTTCGTCTCATTTTGCGGCAAACCGTCGGTCTTCAGCTCGATCAGGGCACGAAGGACGGCAAAATCGCCCATGCGCTTCTGGCCGGGTCGCTTCACGTTGCCGGCGCGCTCATCATCGGTTCGCTGCTGTAA
- a CDS encoding acyltransferase produces MEKRIKLAELELLRGIAILAVLAIHTTSYAAAKLPMDSTFYPVYHIINTAANFAVPAFMFLSALLLFYHYDSAGGRSWLTFYRKRIKTIVVPYLLWSVFYSAVVMLISHAGFKASVSRFFHGLAVGGSYAHLYFIIVIAQFYAIFPLLHALLRIRFVRDHPLLCGAAAQTAFYLLNYYYIHMHKIGTFIGSYLLYLFLGAYAAGKWKERENNRASSHGWLLFTGFLLAAALYVVQTWLQKTDPHWIPQPFLSNLNFVSDYTYSAVSCLALLHFSKRIEQSRFSLLKRMLFSIGIYSFGIYFIHPFILLLWRLKVMNGAPVVYHLLTFAGGAVALGLSWLTTWLVQRTRLGSFVVGRSDVKAPSVQTQPNATTSA; encoded by the coding sequence GTGGAAAAAAGAATCAAGCTTGCGGAGCTCGAGCTGCTGCGCGGCATCGCCATTTTGGCGGTGCTTGCCATACATACGACCTCTTATGCGGCTGCCAAATTACCGATGGATTCCACCTTTTATCCGGTCTATCATATCATCAACACGGCCGCCAATTTTGCCGTTCCCGCTTTCATGTTCCTGAGCGCGCTGCTGCTCTTCTATCATTACGACTCCGCTGGCGGCCGAAGCTGGCTCACGTTTTACCGGAAACGGATCAAGACGATTGTCGTCCCTTATTTGCTCTGGTCGGTGTTCTATTCGGCCGTCGTCATGCTGATCTCGCATGCGGGCTTTAAAGCGAGCGTCAGCCGGTTTTTCCATGGACTGGCGGTTGGCGGAAGCTATGCCCATCTGTATTTTATAATCGTCATCGCGCAATTTTATGCGATATTTCCGCTTCTACATGCTCTACTCCGGATCCGTTTCGTCCGCGATCATCCGCTGCTTTGCGGCGCCGCGGCGCAAACCGCCTTTTACCTGCTCAACTACTATTACATCCATATGCACAAAATCGGGACGTTTATCGGCTCTTACCTGCTGTATTTATTTCTGGGCGCATACGCGGCCGGGAAATGGAAAGAACGGGAGAACAACAGGGCCTCGTCGCATGGCTGGCTGCTCTTTACGGGCTTTCTGCTCGCCGCCGCCCTTTATGTCGTTCAGACCTGGCTGCAAAAAACGGATCCGCACTGGATTCCGCAGCCGTTCCTGTCGAACCTGAACTTCGTCTCGGATTATACCTATTCGGCCGTAAGCTGTCTCGCGCTGCTGCACTTCTCGAAACGGATCGAGCAAAGCCGCTTTAGTCTGCTGAAACGGATGCTGTTCTCCATCGGCATCTATTCGTTCGGCATTTATTTTATTCATCCCTTCATCCTGCTGCTCTGGCGGCTAAAAGTGATGAACGGCGCGCCGGTCGTCTATCATTTGCTTACCTTTGCGGGCGGCGCCGTCGCATTGGGGCTGTCGTGGCTCACGACATGGCTCGTTCAGCGCACGCGGCTCGGCTCGTTCGTGGTCGGCCGGTCCGACGTCAAGGCCCCGTCCGTCCAAACGCAGCCGAACGCAACAACGAGCGCCTGA
- a CDS encoding response regulator, whose amino-acid sequence MKIVIVDDHPLVRKGLIAVLTQEEGIEIAGESESAHDAVRLIERTNPDLAIIDIRLGDRSGFEVVERLAHHPCRFMMLTSSSAEMDVRRAEECGVNGYVLKDSMPEELLLAVKMVGKGRKYYDQGLMEMLIRKETDDPMQKLTPKEREVLASLGEGLSNGAMAKKLMISEFTVKKHVSRIFQKLNVSDRTQAALFAQSRGLAAYTPPEEREEDKLKAYGTKV is encoded by the coding sequence TTGAAAATCGTAATCGTCGATGACCATCCATTGGTCCGGAAAGGGCTGATTGCCGTTCTGACGCAGGAGGAAGGCATCGAAATCGCCGGCGAGTCGGAGTCGGCCCATGATGCCGTCCGGCTGATCGAGAGAACGAACCCCGATCTGGCGATCATCGATATCCGGCTCGGCGACCGGTCCGGATTCGAGGTGGTGGAGCGGCTCGCGCACCATCCGTGCCGCTTTATGATGCTTACCTCATCTTCGGCCGAGATGGACGTCCGCAGGGCGGAGGAATGCGGCGTCAACGGTTATGTACTGAAGGATTCCATGCCGGAGGAGCTTCTGCTCGCCGTCAAGATGGTTGGCAAAGGGCGCAAATATTATGACCAGGGGCTTATGGAGATGCTGATCCGGAAAGAAACGGACGATCCCATGCAGAAGCTGACCCCGAAGGAAAGAGAAGTGCTCGCATCGCTGGGCGAAGGCTTGTCCAACGGCGCGATGGCCAAAAAGCTGATGATCAGCGAATTTACGGTCAAAAAGCACGTCAGCCGCATTTTTCAAAAATTGAATGTCAGCGACCGTACGCAAGCTGCGCTGTTCGCGCAATCGCGGGGCTTGGCGGCTTATACGCCTCCGGAGGAACGGGAAGAGGACAAGCTTAAGGCTTATGGTACGAAAGTATAA
- a CDS encoding DapH/DapD/GlmU-related protein — MLLNAFRKVKSITKFSPSGHSLKELPWIKGKLYVNNSGTIRMGKQIRIVGKPWASQFTVDPGALLEIGDHTFINAGVGIAACQSISIGDHVKIGPRTSILDSIYHQIDVNDGEQLSKPIRIANNVWIGTRCTILPGVTIGENSVVAAGSVVNKDVPDNVLVAGVPARIIRELNVPKGWIRP, encoded by the coding sequence ATGCTGTTGAATGCGTTCAGGAAAGTGAAATCGATCACTAAATTTAGCCCATCCGGTCATTCGCTGAAGGAGCTGCCCTGGATCAAAGGAAAGCTTTATGTCAACAATTCAGGAACGATCCGAATGGGGAAACAAATCCGGATTGTCGGAAAGCCCTGGGCATCGCAATTTACCGTTGATCCCGGAGCCCTATTGGAAATCGGCGATCATACGTTCATTAATGCCGGAGTCGGTATTGCCGCCTGCCAGAGCATCTCGATCGGGGATCATGTCAAAATCGGCCCGAGAACGAGCATTCTGGACAGTATTTATCACCAAATCGACGTAAACGACGGCGAACAATTGTCCAAGCCGATCCGGATCGCGAACAATGTATGGATCGGTACGCGCTGTACGATTCTTCCGGGCGTCACCATCGGCGAAAACTCGGTGGTCGCGGCGGGCAGCGTGGTCAATAAGGATGTGCCGGATAATGTGCTCGTCGCCGGAGTGCCGGCAAGGATCATCCGGGAGCTGAACGTTCCGAAGGGATGGATACGGCCTTAA
- a CDS encoding YveK family protein, with protein sequence MELVRYWNIIRKKLWMIALIVIVCCTAVGYYTSHFIKPEYVASADLIVGPKTGSKASPDAGSINSNILLIKTYKEVIRTPRIMSKVAEQYPQLQATAGELIAEVSVSSANDTQVMTISARDRSYERASRIANAVSQVFQQEVPALFKVDNVTVLNLADPSGRHFPVSPNPTMNVAVTFILTLLAGIVIAFVLDQLDDTVKTEHDVQSRLGLPLLAGIPKIKSTDVNNQGDPMHMTNPAGRKNNVTLDA encoded by the coding sequence TTGGAACTGGTAAGATATTGGAACATTATCCGGAAAAAATTGTGGATGATCGCGCTGATCGTTATTGTTTGCTGCACGGCAGTCGGTTACTATACCAGCCATTTCATCAAGCCGGAATATGTCGCTTCCGCGGATTTGATTGTAGGCCCGAAAACAGGATCCAAAGCGAGCCCTGATGCAGGCTCCATCAACTCTAACATTCTGCTCATTAAAACGTATAAAGAAGTCATTCGCACGCCCCGCATCATGTCGAAGGTCGCAGAGCAATACCCTCAGCTGCAGGCAACCGCCGGCGAGCTCATTGCGGAAGTCAGTGTAAGCTCCGCCAATGACACGCAGGTGATGACCATTTCCGCGAGAGACCGGTCCTACGAACGGGCTTCCCGAATCGCCAATGCCGTTTCGCAGGTTTTTCAGCAGGAGGTTCCGGCGCTGTTCAAGGTGGACAACGTCACGGTGCTTAATTTGGCCGATCCGTCCGGACGGCATTTCCCGGTTTCGCCCAATCCGACGATGAATGTTGCGGTGACGTTCATTCTGACCCTGCTGGCCGGCATCGTTATCGCCTTTGTTCTGGACCAGCTGGACGATACGGTGAAAACCGAACATGACGTGCAGTCCCGGCTCGGACTTCCGCTGCTTGCGGGCATCCCCAAAATCAAAAGCACCGACGTGAATAACCAGGGCGATCCGATGCATATGACGAATCCGGCGGGGAGGAAGAACAATGTCACGCTTGATGCGTAA
- a CDS encoding DUF4178 domain-containing protein, whose translation MSLFKRIKNIMTKPEPPKAEKSILTIGPGDVCEVSLVTYQVTGRTQNRHRNLVVLTLQDGANIRYLTIEERERTVYALYAPIDGRLDSVDEVPTELELDGRMYHLEEQYSGFITASGKTPFVQGGEQYVWQYQSDDMHLLRIEWQDGRFMLYEGEDVLPADVRVLRGS comes from the coding sequence ATGAGCCTGTTTAAACGAATCAAAAATATCATGACAAAACCGGAGCCGCCCAAAGCGGAGAAAAGCATACTGACGATCGGGCCGGGCGACGTGTGCGAGGTGTCCCTGGTGACCTACCAGGTCACGGGCCGGACGCAGAACCGCCACCGCAATTTGGTCGTGCTGACGCTTCAGGACGGCGCAAATATCCGTTATCTGACCATCGAAGAACGGGAGCGGACGGTTTACGCGCTTTACGCTCCGATCGACGGCCGGCTTGACTCGGTCGACGAGGTGCCGACCGAGCTGGAGCTCGACGGCCGCATGTACCATTTGGAAGAGCAATATTCCGGCTTTATAACCGCATCCGGCAAGACGCCGTTCGTTCAAGGCGGCGAGCAGTATGTCTGGCAGTACCAATCCGACGATATGCATTTGCTGCGCATCGAATGGCAGGACGGCCGATTCATGCTGTATGAAGGCGAAGACGTGCTGCCGGCAGATGTCCGCGTATTGCGCGGAAGCTAG